The nucleotide sequence TACGAAGAGTGACAAGTAAAACGCCACACATCAGTCAGTTCAGTCATGTAGCACCATCAGTCAGTTCAGTCATGTAGTACCAATCTTCTCCTCCCGTAGCCGACAGTTAGTTTCCTGAGCTTCACTTCAGCCGTTCCTCCTGATACTTTCATCACCCGCATCTGACGTGGAGCGTGCACGAACGCTTGACTCACCCCTCGCCTCCCGCACGGCAGGTGGTGTACGTGGCCAGGAACCCCAAGGACGTGTGCGCCTCCTTCTGCCACTACAGTCGCATCATCAAGGGCTTCAACTTCGTCGGCACGATGGACGACTTCGTCCAGTTCTTGGTGGAAGACAAACGTAAGTTAATGTTAACCCGGGGCTATCATCAGCATCCTTATCATGGTCACAGAAGGAAGTAAAACGCTGTttacagttgatatatatatatatatatatatatatatatatatatatatatatatatatatatatatatatatatatatagatagatagatagatccataCATCCTGCAGTGATGTATGGATCATTCTGTTCCTGCAGTGATGTATGGATCATTTTGTTCCTGCAGTGATGTATGGATCATTTCGTTCCTGCAGTGGTGTATGGATTACTCTGTTTCTGCAGTAATGCAAGGGTGATACATTGCTATCATGTCCCACTGGTAATGTTTGGCCATTTTGTCCTTTTACTTATATAGAAGCCATTTTGCAGCTGTAGTGATAAACGAGCCTTTGTGTGGTTGCAGTGATCTTCGGGCCATACTGGGAGCACTTGAGGGAGACATGGCTTGTCAGGAACCACCCCAACATGCACTTCCTTTTCTATGAGGACCTCAAGTCTGACTTGATGACCGAATTGAACAGACTCAACACATTTCTAGGCACTTCCCTCACCGCCAAACagctccagcaggtaacctctgTTCTTCACCTCACCACATTAATGACACATTTCACCAcatttacaccatccaacatcaAAACTTGGCCCTTACACACTTACAGATGAAACATCGAAAAACAATGCAATGACCAATCAATCGTGTGAAGTATGTCATTAAGTATTCAAAAAAGGGTCAAGAAAGACACCAACAAATTAAATAAACATGATTTTAACTTTCTGATGTGACATCAGTAACTGGAAACTTGGTCGTGAGAGTAAATGGTGGAGGTAAGCTCAGCTACAGTCAGACTGGTACCCTGTTCCTCTGGCATCTCACTACTTTCGCCTTCAGTCTAAGTAGCGAAAGGGAGCCAGTTTGAGCCACATGGTATCAACTTATTGTTATCCTAAAATATTTcctcaaaagattttttttttttttttgctgttatcAAGAATCACGACACCATTTCGTCACTTCCAAAATCTTGACCAATTATCGTGTTTGTCCACGTCGGTCGACGTGCAGGTGGCCCACCACACCAGCTTCAGTGAGATGAAGGCCCGGGAGGAAACAGCAGACATTGCGAGCGACATATACCATAACATGGCGGTGATCAAAACGGACGGGGGCTTCTTTAGGAAAGGTATGAAAACATCCCGTCAAAACTTCATGAACATTTTtcattgaacacgatggtccgaccctagAGCACATTAGTCCCTAccaccaacagacagacacaagtacGTGACACGTCAGAGGCCCCCCTGGCCATCATGACCCAGGGTcataactgtcgtgctcaagggtcgtgtcttcggCTCTAAGATCGTATCATTGTACTCAAAGAGATAAGATTTACATCATCGTCTAATAATCTACTTAGTAAAGCCTCAGTGTAAGGTGTTGTCCTGGCAGGTGATACGGGCAGCTGGAAGACGCAGCTCACCGCTGTTCaggaggaaaagattgaccagtGGACTATCGTATCCAACTTAGACATCACCTTCAAGTACTTCTTGTAGGTGGACCAGGAGTTGAGGTTCTCTAAAACTGTAGTGACCAAGCCTCGCGGGGCGTCTCTAAAACCAAGAatgtatacgtatgcatgtatgGCGGTATTATGCGTTAAAATGTCATGATAGGTACATGAGAGATTTAGGCTGCTGTAATTAGTGCTTCTAGTATTCACTGATGCTAGACGTGAAATGTAGGGAAGTTTAGATTCCCCAGTACTCCAGGTACTCCTTAAGTACCTGTTTACATGTTCCAGATAACAAGGTATCCCCCTTCCGTTAAAATATCATATATTGTTAAAATTTTCTTGTTGCCCACAGCAATAAATTATTACAAGTTctctttcattattatcattttgtaatGTTGAAATGTCCCAGATACTCTATCGTGTCAGCATTTCAAAATTTCTGTGCAAAGTTATGATGTTTGAAATGCTTtataaaggtgatttttttttttttctgagagaatGTCTGAATCACTGCATATATTAGAATAGCCTACATATAAAATGTTGAAGTATCGTACATACTCTGTAATCGTAATCATAATGGGTTCCCTgtaattgaataaaaaaaatcacatgttaCTTGTGAGATAAGACTCTTCTTTCCAATGTTGTCACTTTACAACTTGAAACTGATCTGAGGATAACTCATTAAATCTGACAAATTTCATGGTTACTGTATAatgttaaattatcataattcaaaCATGTCTCGCCATGTCGCTACTACTGTAAACTTGAGATTTGGATAGGATTTCCAAATGGGCCCATTGTGCAAAGATGAATTTGACGTTCGTGACATAAGTTTTCTGTTGTCCTTTTTAAAACTAGTAACAATAAGAAAAAAGTCCAAATTACTGACTTATATTTACCTATCAGTCCTGAGGGGGAGTTTAACACTTCCatgtcttgaacattttctatcatacaacctctaagatttatgtatgctgtctccaATAGCCATGTCTTCAGTCAATCTGTTTCATTCATACACCACCCttatatcataaatatatttctttacattcatATTTTCAAATTTCTACGCAACTtcaatgtcctctggttgctctgtccctacatctctcgaagaattgcTTGCAGTCCATATCGATCTCTCAAAAACTTAGTAGTCAGGTGACTTTCCCCTTAGtgttttctcttccaaggtggtaaatttaaagcctctagctcTGCCCTGGAGATATTGGCTCTAGGCTGACTCAGTATTTAAATGCAATTAAGGCAGGGTAGCACCCACATATTTGAAAATGGGAGGGACAGTATGGATATCGAGTTAATGGTTACTGGTCTGAAATGTATTAAGCTTTCATATCACTTACGAAGGAACATTGGCGTTCCTTTTGTCGTCGCCCGTAAcagcaaatgatttttttttcagcacaacaaCTTTTATATCTAATGACATCTGAATTATTTTCGCACCAGAACAAAGTTCAATAGTGCCTCCAAAGCTTGGTGAACTTGTAGGCTACCCCATAGTTGATCAAATAATTTCTTTGGGAATTCATGAAATCTCTTTTTTCCCTCAAACTGTACTTTTTCTCCTATCTTCCCTCAATCACGTTTCACCAATACCTTAGTAAATTCCAACTTATCTTACGAGTTTCTTAGCCTGCCTTCTTGCTTGATGACTCCAAATTAAATGTAACCGTAACCATAACTAGCCGTACCCTTACGTGAGTCTTGGTTGTAAACATCAATTCCACTCTTTTCAATCACAGAAAGTATATATCGGGCAATTCTGTAGCCTCCAGCAATTATTTAATGAACAtaccttctctttttcctttctttgtctGGTGTATGATCTTCCAAACCAAAACTAATTGATGATTTTCGTCTGTTGCACCGTTGCTTTACTAATGTTTCTAGTTTTGGTGCCACCAACTCATCTAGATCCTTCAGTATTGAACAGCCAACTTTCCATGTTTCTGACTTCCTTTGAAGTATCTCTCTTAATTAAAAAGTGTTGATCCTTTATGTTCTGCACTATTCTAAGCCTTTCATCAATCAGGCCATGAACTTTCACGATTGCTACATTTCTAACCGGTCAAAATATCCATTTTAGAACTTCATTTGATTTATTATGTTCCTCTGTATGTCCACAGGTCTATGTCCCATTACATTAACCTTCATGCTAATGACTGTTGATCCTCCCTAAAGTATTTCTGGTTTCCTTTCTGACCATTGTTTTCATTGGGTTTTGCATGTTAGTAATTTTCTCTAAGTGAACCGCCTCCAAGACTATAGAAAAGAATCATTTGATGTGTTTTGCGAAGAAATGAATGTTTTACTTTCTTTGGCTCTACTCTCTAAATCTTGATAACTAATTTGAATGTGCTCATACCAAATGGACTATATTTTTCACATCCATAAGTTTATTTTCGTCACATGAAACCCATCTTGATGTTATGTGACCCTTCAGTTTCTTTACTTCATCCTATAATTGTATTAAACTTTTCTGGCTCTGATGATTCATTTGTTGCTTCGTTTTATCCATGATGATCTAGTCACAACTGCTTGGGTTTGATACCTTCCCTTCATATTGTACAatgtattgtatggggagggagtttcacacttttggggttccatctcttgaccattctctTCTAATGTAtagcttcttaaatttatgtatgaaaTCTGCAGTATCCATGTCCTtagtcactttattccattcatccaccacaattATACTGTAAAAGTAGTTTTGCATCTTTGTAACGTTTCTAGGTAATTTTGTGGTACATCATAAGTGTGCTCCATCCCTAcatttcttgaagaactgtttactatcTAGATCATCAATCTGTTTAAAAACACAAGGTTGaactcaggtcacccctcacacatttctttttcaaGATGGGGAGATTTAAGAGTCTCTAACCTATCCCATGCAACTCGCCCTCTTAATTTTAGTAATATCTTCAGTGCCTTCTAAGTTAACTCTGTCTCTTTtagggtgtggtgaccaaacctgagaagcatatactAGTCCTGGCCTTATGTAAGTTATGAACAACTTGCTAGATAGTTCCTTTCCCTTGTACTTGAACGCTGTTCCTACATATGCCAGCAGATAATttatctccttaactattctcccgATGTGACATTTTGGTGACAGGCTAGGGACACTGTTGACTCCCAATTCCTCCTCACAAATAGAATCCTGAAACTTATTTCCTAGATAATTATCATATTAAGGCTTGTTTCACACTGTACAATCCTCATTACTTAATATTTGATTTGGTTGAAttacatcaaccatgtatcaaatcatctttggagtctgttttggtgcaatccttcttgcttttcacttccctcataacctttgcatcatcagAAAACATAATCAGATAGATGTCCATACCTTTAGGCAAGTCATTTTCaaagatcaagaaaaataatgatgCCAGAAAGGAAACCTATGGTATTCTCCTGATCACCTCATCCCATATGGAGAAGGCTCCTTTAACATACTTCCCTTATTCCCTTCCATTGAATTAATTTTCTATCCATTGAAGAATTTTCCACCTTATTCTTGCCAGGTAATCTAGCTTCTTTACACAGCCTCCTGTGCAAGACAGTTTTTAAttactttctggcagtccagatacaaaagtAATTTCTGGTAGTTATGGTATAAAGAATTCATCCAactttcccttttgtctaagagaGTGTTCCCTCGCTCATAGAAATCTAAAAAGTTTGTTATACACGACTTCCTTTCCCTAGAACCATGTTCTCTCTTgggtaatttctcctttgtagagtcatttgtttgctttttaatcttttccagtaccttaccaACCACATCTGTAAATGAAACTGGTCTTGTGGTTCAATGACATTTGTCTTTTGCCATTTCCTTGGCACTTGCCTGTTTCCACTGAtgtcttgaacagtatttcatgaGGGGTATTTAGTTTATCTGCTCATTAACTGCAACACATAAGATGAAACTTCATCAGGGCCATGAACTTTGCATGGGTTAAAATCTTTGTGttttgttaagtgtgtgtgtgtgtgtgtgtgactacctatTTGTGAAgcatggggaaggagttttacacttgttgggCCTCATCTGAACACTCAACTTTTTCATTTttcgtatgctgtctgcatttacctcATCTTCGTTCATTTTAATCCGTTCATGTACTATTAATGTATTTCATTAAATCTTTTTGAAAAAGTTTTGTTGCttattctatccctacatctctcaaagaactgtaaACTGTGTATATCATTGTTTTAAaaaagctgtgatcaggtcacccttcactcctaTCTCTTCTAAGAAGGGTTAAGGCTTCTGGCCTTTCCTTGAAACTCATCCTTCTTATTTCTGGTACTATCTGTGTTGCCATCATTGCATCTTTTTAGGTGtgataaccaaacttgagaaaaaacattctagttttagccttatgcAAGATgtaaagtttgctgaatatttccatatGAACTTTAATGCAATTCTAATACTTGCTAGTTGACAGCTGGCCTCCTTAACTAATTCTGTATGGAGGGACTTGGGCAACAAGTTCATGACAATGTCCATTCCTTAGTCCCCCACACAGAGATtcatgtagctattttcctgctaATGATCCAATAAATCCTTTCATTGGGACCCATCTTTAAATAACATTTACTGTGGataaacttcatcaaccatgtatcagaccaacttcatAGTCTGTCATGGTcctcttgtaagttgatgcaatctccAATGTCTGTGTGTAGCAAGTCTGCAATCCTTGTTGAATATGGCAGGAGACTTGGTAGATAATAGTGTATACTGATACATTTTCGTCACACGCATTTGGAATATCCAAGCATGTGGATGCACCTATGGGATTCTCTGTAACATATTTTCCAGGTTAGGCTAGATGAGATTTTAGATCCATATTCATTATAACAATCCTGAATAATTATGTACTTATGAACTAAACTCGGACGACAGAATTAAAGATCTGATGTGGATTCAGAAACACGTACTGTGATGTATCTGACATCTTTATATACCCAGACGAATCAtgaaaatgtggtaatgtatattgTATGCAAACTAATGTAGGATGTTGTCTGTACAAAATAATTCGATGAGTTAGATTTTTTAGGTCACGTAATGATTGCTTATTACCTTTTCTAACAAGCAAGAAGCATTATCAgcttaaaatgaaagaaaatgtcatTTATCATGATGTCAATGGACCATTATGTCCATTTTTTGCTCCTGACATATTGTCAGTCTTCCCTCTCATCACGATCACATACTTGTGAATCTTATGCCTGTCAACCCATTTTACAGCCAGCATTCTGTGGGATTGTGTAGAATGTGTGATGTTCATTTTTGTGTACATTTTTAGTTGACACACAGtgccaccagtctttttttcatgtttatgaAGGAATTGAAAGTTTGGGGCTGGCATTCCAATTGTTTATGTACACACATAACAAGGCatctagaaaataaaaaaatataatgctGCTGCTCTATAGTAATTAGATTGtaatatccatcctcctgcttgCATAATTGTTTCAGCATCTTTCAGGATAAAATAGGAGGCAGGACTGCCTCATGCTACTTAATATAACCAAATTTCCTGTTGCCTGTAATGGTTTACTTTCATGGTATAACTTATTTGTTTCATGACCCTTGATGtcagaagaaaataaaagtaaaaaggtTTATAATTTATTTCTAATAAGTAATTTTGAAGATGTTTCACAAAGTGGGACAATAAAATACAGGAGCAATCCTAGACTCGTAGTATATTTGGCTTTTCTAACATCATACGAGTCACATAAATGCGTCTGCATTGAGAACCATTTATGATGacatttattattaatattattgttattatcagtaATATTTACAGTTTAAATCATACACATTGGCTTCTGTATTTTGAATTTTAGGTTTTTTTTATCATCACCTCAAATGGTTATCATTTTGGCTTTACCATTTGAAGCTAGCAACatttacttttcatatatatgaCACATACTGGgcagcaaaaataaataaaacatctaTTATGCATAGTTACGAATGTTATACACTAGATTCAGTCTGTAGCAAAACTACTTTGCTTTGGACAGTGACAGTTACAGTGAACAAGTACAGCACACTGAGTAGACAAGAGTAGATGATGATAGAATGACAAGTTGTTGACAAGTACAGTATATCAGAGTGTCTTGGTCCCCCtggcaaaaaatagaaaaataaaagttaGTAAAATAAATTTGACCGTCCAGGACTCACTGCGTCTACCATTCAACTGGTATCCTGTGTACCTCATGATCAAGGTAATACCTTTTTTATCCATATGACCTTAACCTATATGTATCCTTGCAACTTAACAGCACACAAAAATAAGTATTCAGTGCAATACGGCAACTGAGGAGAAAGAGAAGTAGCCAAGCCCAGTAGTTTCAGGGGCTCAGCTGTCCCATAACGACTGGCCTAAGATGCCTCAGTGAATCCCGATACAGGTCCAGTATGGTCGTTGCCAACCAAACTTTTGATTACTTTAAACGCACTACATGCACCTTGACGAACTGTACATTATCAACTGAGgtagttggtttgtggcaagtgGAATTATATCAGGGCTGGAGGGGGACCAGGACCTCCAAGATGGGGACCTAAAGGTGTTTCTGCATGGAGGCTTGGCACCTGACCTTAAAGCTCAACCAAGCTGCACCAGCCTGGATTCACAAATATGGGAGTGAGAGTGGTAGCTAAGTTGTGCCAGGTTGGCTACCATGCCAGCAAGGGTGACATAAGGATGGCAGATAAGCACACAAGAGTGAGGCCAACACAGAGCTCAAGCTGGACCAGACACAAGCCAGGCTGACTCCCGTGCACTAGCAGGCCACCATGGGGGAGGAGGCACCTTCCACCCCTTTTGTTGGTGACACTGTGGGGGGGCCACCATCACGCCTCAGCAATGCAATTCCTCTAGAGAAGACCACTGCATGGACCAAACTAGGCTGGCCTAGGAATTTCGGGGGCAGCGAAAGTGTGGGTTCCAGGCAAACTACTGCCACTAACCAGGGAATGAGATCAAGTAGTACTGTCCCCACCCCCGACACAGATGCATAGCAGTGCCTACTTTATAGCAGGTTTGTGCCACCATGGTGCTTTGCAATTTGGAGGTGATTTGTTGGGGGCAAGTGCAGAGCCCCAAGCCCGTGCAGGGCCTGTCTACCCCATATGGTAGGGGGAAAGGTTCCTGACCCCTCCTCCATGGGGCACTGGACTAGCCTGCAACCAGGCAGACCAGTCAGGCCTCTGTCCGTTCTGGGACAAATAAATGCCAAAAAACATACTCTAGTAAACCTTGCACCATACAAAACTCAATGACCagagctagccagccagctcggCAAGTAGAAAATAACAGGAATAGTTTACTCTTGAGAAGACTGTGGACCCTCATCACAAGTAGTATCATGGGGACTCTGACCAAGGTGGCACATGGTGCTCTACTCTGCTCCAGTGCTTTACCTTGTGGCTTCAATGTGCAGAATGTGTAGCTGGTGAAAttcaaggaaagagagaaaactgAAGTTGCTGGATGTGTTTGAGAgattagggagggaggggcatggtCTTCTAAGTTTAACTGGCAAGAACATTTTTCACTGTACAGGGCAAAAAGAGTTTGTTTGAGCATGCTGCTTCACTTCCTAACAGTCCCTTTCAATTTTGTATAACAATATATAAGCTACTAATTCATAAACCTGATTCTGCTGATGTAAATAATGGTTCAAATTTTCTCTTTTTGAGATTGCCAATCTAGTATTACAATATCTTGAGAATTAAACAGAACATAGGGATTATGAGTTCTTTGAGAGATATTTGACCAATATCAAAACTATTTGATTCATTGCCACATATAGCTATATCTACAATACAATAATGTCATTCAAAGAACATTCCATATACAGTATTGCAagatttttctttgaaaataaaACTGCCACAAATGACTTTTTTGAAAAAGTTCCAATAACTAAGTCATAAAATTTTTTGCTTGTGGCCTATGCTATGTAATATTCAGAAGGGCTGTGAAAAATGAAGGTAGGTTGACAGTTCCAGAGTACGATCTAAATTCAAAATAGTACGAAGTTAAAGTGTGAAAAAGTTTCATGATTTATGCGAGTTGCCAGACATGACCTATTAGATTATGCCTCCTCCAATCATTCTCATCTCACCTCAACCACAAAA is from Panulirus ornatus isolate Po-2019 chromosome 57, ASM3632096v1, whole genome shotgun sequence and encodes:
- the LOC139766267 gene encoding sulfotransferase 1C4-like; its protein translation is MHLASGHRAVFLSGEELEQQRRAFQGFTTGLVRLSPGGWVLPGSYTKYADRLYNFQFRSSDVLVMSYPKSGTTWTQEIVWTMRNNPDLTHPKTSTSINTRSPFLECDMLLEQGGRGEFIPKRLIDRLRELDPEAEPGRGIFLQIATATRDPRTIKTHLPLSLLTPRLLDTTKVVYVARNPKDVCASFCHYSRIIKGFNFVGTMDDFVQFLVEDKLIFGPYWEHLRETWLVRNHPNMHFLFYEDLKSDLMTELNRLNTFLGTSLTAKQLQQVAHHTSFSEMKAREETADIASDIYHNMAVIKTDGGFFRKGDTGSWKTQLTAVQEEKIDQWTIVSNLDITFKYFL